One stretch of Punica granatum isolate Tunisia-2019 chromosome 5, ASM765513v2, whole genome shotgun sequence DNA includes these proteins:
- the LOC116207811 gene encoding polyadenylate-binding protein RBP45B-like translates to MQPAGTGMAPPPPMEPHQQQQQPSLAQYQQYQQQQQQQAPHPYMMMPPQQAPQMWPPQQQQAQVQPPPATSSSLSAAQLGQAEEVRTLWIGDLQYWMDENYLASCFASTGEVASLKVIRSKHTMQSEGYGFIEFYTRAAAERVLQTLNGTIMPHGGQSFRLNWASAGEKRTDDSPDYTIFVGDLASDVTDYMLQEMFRGRYPSVKGAKVVMDRLTGRTKGYGFVKFTDESEQVRAMSEMNGVFLSTRPMRIGLATNKKAATGQQYNTKASYQSTQASQVETDPNNKTVFVGGLDLNVNDDHLRQVFGQYGEIVTVKIPPGKRCGFVQFADRSCAEEAMRMLNGTQLGGQSIRLSWGRSPSNKQPQQDQSQWNGGYYGYTPGYENYGYAAAAAAAAAPQDANMYYGGYGGGYPNYQQQPPPQQQPPQQQQVGYS, encoded by the exons ATGCAGCCCGCTGGGACAGGCATGGCGCCACCGCCGCCGATGGAACCCcaccagcagcagcagcagccgtCTCTTGCCCAATACCAGCAAtaccagcagcagcagcagcagcaggcCCCTCACCCTTACATGATGATGCCCCCCCAACAGGCCCCTCAGATGTGGCCCCCCCAACAGCAGCAGGCTCAGGTTCAGCCTCCTCCAGCGACCTCGTCCTCTCTCTCTGCCGCCCAGCTGGGTCAGGCCGAAGAGGTCCGGACCCTCTGGATCGGTGACCTCCAGTACTGGATGGACGAGAACTATCTGGCCAGCTGCTTCGCTTCCACCGGAGAG GTGGCCTCTCTAAAAGTTATTCGGAGCAAGCACACCATGCAGTCAGAAGGTTACGGGTTTATCGAGTTCTATACCCGTGCTGCAGCTGAAAGAGTATTACAGACATTAAATGGGACCATCATGCCCCATGGAGGGCAGAGCTTCCGACTGAACTGGGCTAGTGCTGGGGAGAAGCGCACGGATGACTCCCCCGACTACACGATATTTGTTGGGGACTTAGCTTCAGATGTTACAGATTACATGCTTCAGGAGATGTTCCGAGGTCGCTATCCTTCAGTTAAGGGTGCAAAAGTAGTCATGGACAGGCTCACTGGGCGCACCAAGGGTTATGGTTTTGTTAAGTTTACGGATGAGAGTGAACAAGTTCGAGCTATGAGCGAGATGAATGGAGTCTTCCTTTCAACAAGGCCAATGAGAATTGGACTTGCCACAAATAAGAAGGCTGCAACGGGGCAGCAATACAATACAAAAG CTTCATATCAGAGTACCCAGGCCTCTCAAGTTGAGACTGATCCTAATAATAAAACC GTATTTGTGGGTGGTTTGGATCTTAATGTTAATGATGATCACTTGAGGCAAGTTTTTGGCCAATATGGGGAGATAGTGACAGTGAAGATTCCACCTGGGAAGCGATGTGGATTTGTTCAATTTGCTGACAG AAGCTGCGCGGAGGAAGCGATGCGGATGCTAAATGGGACCCAATTGGGTGGACAAAGCATTAGACTCTCGTGGGGCCGAAGTCCTTCAAACAAACAG CCTCAGCAAGATCAGAGCCAATGGAATGGGGGATACTATGGTTATACGCCTGGTTACGAGAACTACGGGtatgctgctgctgctgccgctGCTGCAGCTCCTCAGGATGCGAACATGTACTACGGAGGCTATGGAGGAGGATACCCGAATTATCAGCAGCAGCCACCTCCACAGCAGCAGCCACCACAGCAGCAGCAGGTTGGTTACAGTTGA
- the LOC116207311 gene encoding uncharacterized protein LOC116207311, with protein sequence MSLFKRQGSYSSSFGYTKIDKEDPEEAIHRRAQFLIYKSMEEADYINSRRIRPSFSKMRFSKVKVKIGNRLRNLRRRMMLAISVAGAGTYRQMARQLKACRRLFGARQANTRLPALLI encoded by the coding sequence ATGTCTCTCTTCAAAAGACAAGGCAGTTACAGCAGTTCATTTGGCTATACCAAGATTGACAAGGAAGACCCAGAAGAGGCAATCCATAGGAGGGCTCAGTTCTTGATCTACAAGTCCATGGAGGAGGCTGACTACATCAACTCCCGGAGGATACGGCCTTCCTTCTCGAAGATGAGGTTCTCGAAGGTGAAGGTGAAGATTGGAAACCGGTTGAGGAACCTCAGGAGGAGGATGATGCTGGCAATCTCTGTGGCCGGGGCTGGGACTTACAGGCAGATGGCGAGGCAGTTGAAGGCCTGCAGAAGACTGTTTGGGGCCAGGCAGGCCAATACCCGGCTCCCCGCCCTGCTCATTTGA